One window of Myxocyprinus asiaticus isolate MX2 ecotype Aquarium Trade chromosome 6, UBuf_Myxa_2, whole genome shotgun sequence genomic DNA carries:
- the LOC127441877 gene encoding uncharacterized protein LOC127441877 has protein sequence MNPAVLLLRLHQGNRPLEDYVEDFCGLASQLDFNEVALKDCFRFGLNESISFWMPGGRSSLSLAQYIDLALRFIGSPFTVGEADAEPEFHVVAAAEPEFHVVAAAEPEFHVTATPQPAPCHVTATPEQWDLGMVPTLIPTLSSPEQARGTFGPPTPPGLRLGLSVPRHCLSSAFPQLHYGPSACRLCRGPSSLRLLLGLSVTWLCFGSPILWLRLVPPICQLHRGPPSLRLHLGPQSHRLHLSLPIPQLRLAPPSLQHRLGPPCHRLHPGPSSLWLLSGHHVPWLRPSSLSRLCLPWLHPSSLSWLHPPRTLPWSHAPRPFSPCHAPHLKTPPPTPPAPYRILNLCHVLRVLFVLVSGATP, from the coding sequence atgaacccagcagttttacttctgcgcctacatcaggggaatcgtcccctggaggactatgttgaggacttctgtggtctagccagccagttggactttaatgaggttgccctcaaagactgttttagatttggtctgaatgagtccatttctttttggatgcctggcggtcgcagttccctcagcctggctcaatatatcgacctcgccctacggttcattggttccccgttcactgtgggggaggcagatgccgagccagagttccacgtcgtggccgccgccgagccagagttccacgtcgtggccgccgccgagccagagttccacgtcacagcaacgcctcagcctgctccatgccacgtcacagccacacctgagcagtgggacctggggatggttcccacccttatacccacccttagttctcctgagcaggcaaggggaactttcggccctccgaccccacctggacttcgccttggcctgtcggtccctcgacattgcctcagctcggcgttccctcagctccactacggtccttcagcctgtcggctgtgccggggtccctcgtccctccggcttctccttggtctgtcggtcacctggctctgctttggctctccgatcctctggctgcgcctcgtccctccgatctgtcagcttcaccggggacctccttccctacggctccaccttggtcctcagtcccaccggctccacctcagtcttccgatccctcagctccgccttgctcctccgagcctccagcaccgccttggtcctccctgccatcggctccaccctggcccttcgagtctttggctactctccgggcaccatgttccatggctccgcccctcgagcctctcacggctctgccttccatggctccacccctcaagcctctcatggctccaccccccacggactttgccttggtcccatgcccctcgccctttctcgccatgccatgccccacacctcaagacacccccccccacccccccagctccctacagaattttgaatttatgtcatgttttacgtgttttgtttgtgttggtgtcgggagccaccccttag